A genomic window from Silene latifolia isolate original U9 population chromosome Y, ASM4854445v1, whole genome shotgun sequence includes:
- the LOC141631690 gene encoding uncharacterized protein LOC141631690, whose product MRALDEAEVWKLGKRKRATKQIVVEMIRDDYDIQKSLIEKEADVGDVDTDDGANEAEVYESWKAREIARIKRDRDPKIKMKEKEEIEKVRNMTEEERKKTKSGRSCAPKKKWKFLQTYRHKGAYFQSDPDDAIYWRDFWAPTGSGDDKLNESILPKNMQVKNFGRRGRTKWTHLVNNDTTDLYKQ is encoded by the coding sequence ATGCGGGCATTAGATGAGGCGGAGGTGTGGAAGCTTGGGAAGAGGAAGCGCGCGACGAAGCAGATTGTGGTGGAGATGATACGAGACGATTATGACATACAGAAAAGTTTAATTGAGAAGGAGGCAGATGTAGGGGATGTGGATACAGATGATGGGGCGAACGAGGCGGAGGTATACGAGAGCTGGAAAGCGAGAGAGATAGCGAGGATAAAGCGTGATCGAGATCCTAAGATTAAGATGAAGGAGAAGGAGGAGATTGAGAAGGTTAGGAATATGACGGAAGAGGAAAGAAAGAAGACGAAGTCAGGACGGAGTTGTGCGCCTAAGAAGAAATGGAAGTTTCTGCAGACGTATCGTCATAAGGGTGCATACTTTCAGAGTGATCCTGATGATGCGATTTATTGGCGGGATTTCTGGGCGCCCACTGGGTCTGGGGATGATAAGCTTAATGAAAGTATTTTGCCCAAGAATATGCAGGTTAAGAACTTTGGTAGGAGGGGTAGGACTAAATGGACTCACCTTGTTAATAATGATACTACTGATTTGTACAAACAATGA